Proteins encoded within one genomic window of Panacibacter microcysteis:
- a CDS encoding YihY/virulence factor BrkB family protein, with the protein MRKIERIILESKPVTSFREKSKQLIIPGFQGLPLYEVWHFFIGQIKREGLNTRAAAISFNIIMAIPAACLFLFTLVPYFPVSKSIHNELIGVIANISPNEDTRKVIADFLDDFFNKPKTGLLSIGFMLALFYTSNAMMGIIRSFDRSLLDRAKPKFLGKRLRAIKLTIILVILFIGTAIISAGQGVLFNYIMEKLGIENDNTKYLIQSLRWLVVVALFLYAVAFIYKFAPSVQKRWKLLSPGAVLATLLMILATWLFSLWAQNFSNYNKFYGSIGSLLIIMTLIFINALILLIGYELNVSITYLKRHTDKLKLKKKQ; encoded by the coding sequence TTGAGAAAAATTGAACGTATTATATTAGAATCCAAACCGGTAACTTCCTTTCGTGAGAAAAGTAAGCAGCTTATCATTCCGGGGTTCCAGGGTTTACCACTATACGAAGTTTGGCATTTTTTTATTGGCCAGATAAAGCGCGAGGGGTTGAACACCAGGGCGGCCGCTATTTCTTTTAATATTATTATGGCTATACCTGCAGCGTGTTTGTTCCTGTTTACTTTGGTTCCTTATTTTCCCGTATCGAAAAGTATTCACAACGAGCTGATCGGGGTTATTGCAAACATCAGCCCCAATGAAGATACCCGAAAAGTGATTGCAGATTTTCTGGATGATTTTTTCAATAAGCCAAAAACCGGCTTGCTTTCTATTGGTTTTATGCTTGCATTGTTTTACACCTCCAATGCAATGATGGGTATTATAAGAAGTTTTGACCGTTCTCTACTCGACAGGGCAAAACCGAAATTTCTTGGCAAACGTCTGCGGGCTATCAAGCTCACCATCATACTTGTTATCCTTTTTATAGGAACGGCCATTATTTCAGCAGGGCAGGGTGTGTTGTTTAATTACATTATGGAAAAGCTGGGTATTGAAAACGACAACACCAAATACCTTATTCAAAGCCTGCGATGGCTGGTGGTAGTGGCGTTATTTTTATATGCGGTGGCGTTTATTTATAAGTTTGCCCCCTCTGTGCAAAAACGATGGAAATTGCTTTCACCGGGTGCCGTGCTTGCCACGCTGTTAATGATACTTGCCACCTGGCTGTTTTCGTTATGGGCGCAGAATTTTTCCAACTATAACAAGTTTTACGGGTCCATCGGTTCGCTGCTGATCATTATGACGCTGATTTTTATCAACGCATTGATTTTGCTGATCGGTTACGAACTCAATGTTAGTATTACTTATCTTAAAAGGCACACGGATAAACTGAAATTGAAAAAAAAGCAGTAA
- the mltG gene encoding endolytic transglycosylase MltG has product MKKIFLYVVGLLLIAGVAFAWLLFGPGTGFNGDKKYLYVRPGNDMQQQVQAQVDTANLFSFPAIFKLAANNAGVWDKLRAGRFEIKKGASIVTVVRMLRNNTQSPVKLVINKLRTKENFARQLGKNFSFDSAAAMNFLSSNDSLLALGVDTNTVFTLLIQNTYFFNWYTQPLTVLERLKEEHQKFWNETRLQQAQEQGLTPEQVYTIASIIDEETNKQEDKGKIASVYINRMNKGMLLGADPTVKYALRDFALKRIYYKHLAVESPYNTYKYKGLPPGPICIAATSTIDAVLQAPKTDYLFFVANSDFSGYHHFSNSFAEHDKYAKEYQRALDDLIRSKQTQ; this is encoded by the coding sequence ATGAAAAAAATATTCTTATACGTTGTTGGTTTGCTGCTGATTGCCGGTGTGGCATTTGCATGGTTGCTTTTCGGGCCGGGAACGGGTTTTAACGGTGACAAAAAATACCTGTATGTGAGACCGGGAAATGATATGCAACAACAGGTACAGGCACAGGTTGATACGGCAAACCTGTTTAGCTTTCCTGCTATTTTTAAACTGGCAGCCAATAATGCCGGTGTGTGGGATAAACTGAGAGCAGGGCGTTTTGAAATAAAAAAAGGTGCAAGCATTGTTACGGTTGTGCGGATGCTGCGCAACAACACACAATCTCCGGTAAAACTGGTCATCAATAAATTGCGGACCAAAGAAAATTTTGCACGGCAACTCGGCAAAAATTTCTCATTCGATTCTGCTGCAGCCATGAATTTTTTATCCAGTAATGATTCTTTGCTGGCCCTTGGTGTAGATACCAATACGGTTTTTACTTTGCTTATTCAAAACACTTACTTCTTTAACTGGTACACGCAACCGCTTACTGTATTGGAAAGGCTGAAGGAAGAGCACCAGAAATTCTGGAATGAAACAAGATTACAGCAGGCGCAGGAGCAGGGGCTAACACCTGAACAGGTTTATACCATTGCATCTATAATAGATGAAGAAACCAATAAACAGGAAGACAAAGGGAAGATTGCCAGTGTTTACATTAACAGGATGAACAAAGGCATGCTGCTTGGAGCCGACCCGACAGTGAAATATGCGCTGCGCGATTTTGCGCTGAAGAGAATCTATTATAAACACCTGGCAGTAGAATCTCCTTACAACACTTATAAATACAAAGGATTGCCGCCCGGCCCCATATGTATTGCCGCAACCTCTACCATAGATGCAGTGCTGCAGGCACCTAAAACAGATTATCTTTTCTTTGTGGCCAACAGCGATTTTAGCGGGTATCATCATTTCAGCAACAGTTTTGCAGAACATGATAAGTATGCAAAAGAGTACCAGCGTGCGCTGGACGATCTTATCAGGAGCAAACAAACACAGTAG
- a CDS encoding sulfatase-like hydrolase/transferase — protein MKVNVPKLLTRVFSVILISSIVWSCKKAAELSGSNAVVSADVSDAAAATGRPNIILILADDVGYGLPTVNGGQTYQTPNIDRLAAAGMRFTQCYGSPLCSPSRTMFMTGKYNFRNYNEWGILDLNEKMMSNVLQSAGYKTYVAGKWAFDGGDVSIKAHGFDSYSVWSAFLGDNGSHYKTPRIYENSGYLPDNVVRNQYGDDIFTDRVLSFIKDNRKNNFFVYFPITLCHSPYSPTPDDPQYAAWDPKSPSDSSYFPSMVKYMDKKIGMLADSLRAWRLFNNTILVFAGDNGTPHGIWFTQDGVYQEGSKSSTNTYGTHVPLIVTWPAGGVRGGQVNNNLIDFTDFTATAFEAAGISTPADYGPVDGVSFLNQLRGLPNTPREWVFCHYKPDTDAQNGNVVRRWINNTQYKLYDSTGRFYNVVLDPEEKRPIKPSKMTPAERALQAEFQSIMDTLH, from the coding sequence ATGAAAGTTAATGTACCAAAACTGCTAACGCGTGTATTTTCTGTAATACTTATTAGTTCGATAGTATGGTCTTGTAAAAAGGCAGCTGAGCTATCTGGCAGCAACGCTGTTGTTTCAGCAGATGTGTCAGATGCAGCGGCAGCCACCGGCAGGCCAAATATCATCCTCATACTTGCAGACGATGTTGGGTATGGACTTCCTACAGTAAATGGCGGTCAGACTTATCAAACGCCCAATATAGATCGTCTTGCTGCTGCGGGTATGCGTTTCACCCAATGTTACGGCTCGCCGCTTTGTTCGCCGTCACGCACCATGTTTATGACCGGTAAATACAATTTTCGTAATTATAATGAGTGGGGCATACTGGATCTGAATGAAAAGATGATGTCGAACGTATTGCAAAGCGCCGGCTACAAAACCTATGTTGCCGGTAAATGGGCGTTTGACGGTGGGGATGTTTCTATAAAAGCGCATGGTTTTGACAGCTATAGTGTATGGAGCGCATTTCTTGGTGATAACGGCTCTCATTACAAAACACCGCGCATTTATGAGAACAGCGGTTACCTGCCCGATAATGTTGTAAGAAACCAATACGGTGATGATATTTTTACAGACCGTGTTTTGTCATTTATAAAAGACAACAGGAAGAATAACTTCTTTGTGTATTTTCCCATTACTTTATGTCACTCCCCTTACTCACCCACACCAGATGACCCGCAATATGCAGCATGGGATCCTAAGAGTCCTTCTGACAGCAGCTATTTTCCTTCTATGGTAAAATACATGGACAAAAAAATTGGCATGCTTGCAGATTCTTTAAGAGCATGGAGATTGTTTAACAACACCATCCTGGTGTTTGCAGGAGACAATGGTACCCCCCATGGTATATGGTTTACACAGGATGGTGTATACCAGGAAGGTTCTAAATCTTCTACCAATACTTATGGTACTCATGTTCCACTGATTGTTACATGGCCCGCAGGCGGCGTAAGAGGCGGGCAGGTTAATAATAACCTCATTGACTTTACAGATTTTACCGCAACCGCATTTGAAGCGGCCGGTATTTCAACACCTGCAGACTATGGCCCGGTAGATGGTGTAAGTTTCCTTAACCAGTTGCGGGGCTTACCCAACACACCCAGGGAGTGGGTTTTCTGCCATTACAAACCCGATACAGATGCACAGAACGGGAACGTGGTAAGACGATGGATTAATAACACACAATATAAACTGTACGACAGCACCGGAAGGTTTTACAACGTGGTACTGGACCCTGAAGAAAAGAGACCGATTAAACCAAGCAAAATGACGCCGGCAGAAAGGGCACTGCAGGCAGAATTTCAATCTATCATGGATACACTGCACTAG
- the cysM gene encoding cysteine synthase CysM, whose protein sequence is MATILDLVGNTPLVELKNITVNKNVKIYGKLEGDNPGGSVKDRAAYGMIKGALDRGEIKPGIKLIEATSGNTGIALAMIASMFNVPIELVMPEDATRERVLTMQAFGATVILTPKAKSMEGAIDYANEQVAKGGYLMLNQFANPDNYLMHYNTTGPEIWKDTQGTVTHFVSAMGTTGTIMGVSRYLKEQNPNVQIVGCQPTDGSHIPGIRKWPQAYLPKIFEKERIDRIIEVDEKDARSMAKKLATREAIFSGMSSGGAAYAAIKLSKEIKEGVIVFIVCDRGDRYLSSDLFD, encoded by the coding sequence ATGGCAACTATTCTTGATCTTGTAGGCAATACTCCATTGGTTGAACTAAAGAATATTACGGTAAACAAAAATGTAAAAATCTACGGTAAGCTGGAAGGCGATAACCCCGGCGGCAGTGTAAAAGACCGTGCCGCGTATGGTATGATCAAAGGTGCGCTGGACCGCGGCGAAATAAAACCGGGTATAAAACTTATTGAGGCCACCAGTGGCAATACCGGTATTGCGCTGGCAATGATTGCCAGTATGTTCAATGTACCAATAGAACTGGTAATGCCCGAAGATGCAACTAGAGAACGTGTGCTGACTATGCAAGCATTTGGCGCTACGGTAATATTAACGCCAAAAGCAAAATCTATGGAAGGTGCTATCGATTATGCCAATGAACAGGTTGCAAAGGGAGGCTATCTTATGCTCAACCAGTTTGCCAACCCTGATAATTACTTAATGCACTACAATACCACGGGCCCGGAAATATGGAAAGATACGCAAGGCACGGTTACGCACTTTGTTTCTGCAATGGGAACTACGGGTACCATAATGGGTGTATCAAGATACCTGAAAGAGCAGAACCCAAATGTTCAGATTGTAGGTTGCCAGCCAACCGACGGCTCTCACATACCCGGCATTCGTAAATGGCCACAGGCATACCTGCCGAAAATTTTTGAGAAAGAGCGTATAGACCGTATTATTGAAGTAGATGAAAAAGACGCCCGGTCGATGGCCAAAAAACTGGCAACAAGAGAAGCAATTTTTAGTGGTATGAGCAGCGGTGGTGCTGCATATGCTGCCATAAAACTTTCAAAAGAAATAAAAGAAGGCGTAATTGTTTTTATTGTTTGCGACCGTGGCGACCGCTATTTGTCTTCTGATTTGTTCGATTAA